The genomic DNA gaaaataacttgtttttctatttattagttATTTCGTAGAATGATTTTCCTCACCCATGTATCGATTATTGTTGTATcgacatatcgtgagatcattgttatcgtgagccttgcatCGCAAATCATATTAAATTGTATTGTATCGTGACCCACCCAGAGTTTCCCACCCCTAATACAAACAAAGTAGTGGCTTGTAGTTTGAAAAATATAGTAATTTTAAGTACACTTTAAAGCTGGCGTCAACTCTCTTTTCCTCAGGTGCTTGCTCAAGTACCaatattgaatttttaattattGTGCTGGCATCCTCTGTTTGTTGCAAGTCAACAATCAATCAAATGATTTTGTGTCAGTCTGCAACTTAGAATTTATGTTAATCTGTGTTTCTGTACCCTTTTCTTGCTTTCCTGGACTAAGAAGTAAGCCAGGTGAGGGtgtcattttgaaagttttATGAATACTGATCAAGAAGAGTCACCGGGCAGACTTTAAAGTTTTTTtggtttattcatttttttccccctttactACTCCCTTTAGGTTGGCAGCCTACCCTTATGAGATGCCTTCGTGTGACAGCAGTGCTACTAATCACACCTTCCTCCAAGGCGACTTTTCCTCCTCTGCAGAgttctttgtgtgtgtgggcGTGTTTGGTTTCCTCTACTGCACTGCTACACTGATTCTCTACTTGGGTTACCAGCATGTCTATCGCCAGACCACCCGTGGTCCTCTTATAGTAAGTACTTTTCCCATATCCATTAGTTCTGAGAGAAGACAAATAAAATTCAGATAAAAGCTCCTCACGGTTTCACAAACATACTGAGGCAAACAGGAGGCTTTGAGGCAAATTCATCCAATCAGAAGCCAGTTGCTGAAACACTTCAGATATTTAAAGTGCCTccgacagtataaaaaaaaaaaaaaattaaatagcattattatgtgaattagaatcatatttttacatgattcgactatatacaacaatttgacaAAGGGCAGATGAtgggaaattagtcttttaatctgccgtttagccacgcccgtcattatagcgctctagcgtccccagctggaggatgacgtcggcagggtcacgatatcACTTGAttcagaattcagcccattgagagggaagattaagaacgaggaaaatcaatctctctactccaatatttttacaggatattctttttatataaatattttcccccaactgctaaataaatggtatgaccatgacaaataacagtcttgtgctaaatggaatgtgaaatattaaaaatgcatgtattcagtacaacagggcaaaattactgtataacggtcaaaactgttgacttcttgcCCATctggaacggtattttatgccactggagttagtccggcttttgtcatttccctgctcaGGCTTCGGAGactgaggaaagagcgtaaacaaagcgggaggcatgacagctagccgacatgctaaccggaACGGTGcggcgtttccaagtcttatttatgcctttcgaaaacgaaaaagcacataaaactaccccggatcatttcacacggcggcggggttgactGTCTTTGCCGACAACTTGCGGCGAgtaagttagagctcgtcgttcccctgctgcgttcAGTAGTGCTCGTTAAAGGggaaagcagctggagaatgaccgccgagcGGATGTTCCAATCTTTTTTGCCTTTCGACAACGAAAACAAAACACAAGACTACCCCAACTTATATCACACACGGCGGTGAAGGGTGACAGCCTTCACAGATCAGCGGCGAGCAAGCTCGTCGTTCCTCTGCTGCGGGGAGGAATGCTCGCTTAGGGGGAAGAAGCTAGAGAATAACCACCGGACAAATTGGCCAATGTCGAaggagcgcgtggctgcccgagccccgaggatagtggtctattgtcgggcacacgaagagggcagagggagctggaagtctggacgatgTGGCGGGGGGCTTCACGAGCATAAGCCGAGTATCGCGTTCTCTTGGCGGGCACGCAAATAGGACCGAgaggggtgtgcgacaagctgccggtcgtcgtccaagtggccttctcggtggacaatcggccacaaaatgcaagccacctccatattaaaacctgtgccatgatcccagtatttgacataatacaaaacatgtaGTTACTCACTTTCTCTCAaagtgtcggacttgttttggctcaTCTCCGGGGTGAAGGGGAACTTTTAGAAACCCAAGAAGGCTCACACACCTCctactggtgcagcaacaaaaacctgcaacACATTTTGCTGGtgtgatgcaaaaaaataaactaattaatctgcaaaatcaactTCATCCGCAGTACATCtgcatgctgacccgggtgacgtcacattcgcattcgtcctcaacCCGAGATTGGAGCCGAAAATaccatgtgaaatatgaaataaacatgctttttgctgtcataggcacattAAATGTAAAGATTTAAAGAgatttttttgaaaaagcaTTGTAAATGCTCTATGGTAGTATACTTTAGATTTCAGACAAATTATTTGTTTGAAATGAGTAAATCTGAAATTGCTGCATCCTTGCTCTTAATGGAAGTGTGGAATATTTTTTGAATAGGTCTTGCACAACGTAATTCtaaacaatcagaaacagcctttcaagcaacaaaaaaatgtgtttgcctGCTGCTAAAACTCATTTTTCGTGACTTTCAACTGTTTATTTGATGATTCATTTGTATTTTGTAATACGCCACCAGGAGAAGGATTAACTacattatagacaagtttcctgagggaAATATGGGCGGCACCATTTTGGAAAATGTGTGCTCcgaacttccgttttagaaagaacaacatgaattgcggttgaagtaagcagtgtgttgacaaagttaaaactgctcaATCAAGCGAGAGGAACCTACGGAATCTTCAAAAATGGATtctgcacgacgtagatgagacggaGATGAGATTAAATGaatgttcttatcactttgttgatcatttgtggacaaaattataacaacctgtcagcctgtgttgacactAGTGATGGGAAAAAGAGCCGGTTCTTTTAACTCGGCTCACTAAAAAGAGACGGCTCTTTTGGCTCCCAAATGGCtcctcagttttttttgttgcttgaaTTAATTTACTACCAAAAATAATGTAAAGTTATATGGAAAACGAATTACCAATGTAAAaatgatacagtatatcaaatattTATTGTTCATATGGCTTTATATATGTTCTTATGAACATACTCAACATTGAGTACAACATGGAGtgctacaaaaaataaattataaagtaCAAAAACAAAGACCCATCTCAAAACAAGGTCAACAAAAAGTTCCAATCTCTGATTGTGTATATTTATAAGCGTTTAACTATTTTCAGTAAAACAACATGAGTAAGCTTTGATTACCACACAATAAATTATaagttaaaatttgtaaaacaaaaagaaaaaagcagcaTCCAGGTAAAAGTTTTAGCTAGTCTTTAGCGAATATTGGCATTAAGAAAAACCATGTCATAACCATATATTATTTAAGTATATtgtctatggcggaaaacactcaggtgacttgaagttccgctctgagagccccaatttggccaaatttccaaattgtccgatatgcatgtgtgatacgtcattggaaagtttaaaatctcaactTTCTGGCGGAAGACAaatttggacaggagggcatttttttttaagaaatgtttttgaaacagcaaaaccctatctggaggcgagagcacgcgagagcagaattacagacgccatgactttaacgagatattattgcgtacttaccttgttttgatccaaaaactccatgtcgcatgtatcactgagtgtcaagacacagctgtgaatggcaacagctggatttttttgggattATATGGGtgtaacatggtcatataacaagggtcgcgatgcagaaatcgcagacatcaaggagtggtcgagattttcgttttcatatatttatccttttaaacgtttattttttttttcaatttttctttgtttggatcgattatttatcatctaacatatatgCTTATTATCATaatcatttaatttgtttaaatgtttaaaatatgcgagtgaataattttttaaagtgttttttttttttaaacaaaatattagacatcaattaatgattctaagctaaaaatgacagacattttgaataataaatataattacttactttgttttcatggctgggttgaaacaaaaacttgcgtgacgtctgtaaaccggggtttccaggataaaacgggcaaattaaaaatactgccttgtatcaacggttcaggctggtggtggtcgtgtaatggtgtggggaatattttcttggcactgtttgggccccttggtaccaattgagcatcgttggaacgccacagcctacctgagtattgttgctgaccatgtccatccctttatgaccacaatgtacccaacttctgatggctactttcagcaggataatgcaccatgtcataaagctggaatcatctcagactggtttcttgaacatgacaatgagttcactgtactcaaatggcctccacagtcaccagatctcaatccaatagagcatctttgggatgtgttggaacgggagattcgagtcatggatgtgcagctgacaaatctgcacgaactgtgtgatgccatcatgtcaatatggacccaactctctgaggaatgcttccagcaccttgttgaatctatgccacgaagaattgaggcagttctgaaggcaaaaggggctccaacccgttactagcatggtgtacctaataaagtggccggtatatatatatatatatatatatatatgtatatatatatatatatataatatgtgtgtgtgtgtgtatatattaatatggcggaaaacactcaggtgactggaAGTTCGGCTctcagacccccaatttggccaattttcaaaattgttctatatgcatgtgtgatacatcattggaaagcttaaaatcacgatttctgggggaagaaaaattttgaacaggagtgcatttaaaaaaaaataacaaaaaaattttaaacagcaaaaccctaactggatgcaagagcacgcgagagcaaaattaaagactccacgattttaacgagatattatcgcgtaactacctcttttcgatccaaaaactccatgtagcatgtatcaccaagtgtcaagacacagctatgaatggccacagccggattttttgggaattttaagggtgaaacatggtaatataacaagggccgcgatgcagaaatcgcagacatcaaggagtggtcgagatcttcattttcatatatttacccttttaaatgtttttttccccatttttctttgtttggattgattatttatcatctaaaatattggggaaaatgcgacagtgacgaaaaaaatacaattaagcgatagttatgaggtagacatccgtgactttttcacagacgccaattttttcattgtgacgtaatttgtttaaaagtttcaaatatgcaagtgaataattttttaaagtcattttttaaaaactaaatattaaacatcaaataatgattctaagctaaaaatgacagacattttgaataataaatataattaattacattctttttatggctgggttgagacaaaagtggttgcgcgacgtctgtaaacgggggtttccagggtaaaacggacgaattaaaaatagttcaggggcttattgcgccatgaatctgctatggcaggatatagacatattgttctataaaacagttcttttggcttaaaatacagcagtttattttaaagaggagtgcaagagcagaaactgctttttcagtcttgtctgtgttttccgctatatatatatatatatatatatatatatatatatatatatatatatatatatatatatatatatatatatatatatatatatgctggcTCTAAGAGCCCGTTCGTTCGCCAACGACTCATCACTAGTTGACACGAGGTATAAATTGATacaccggccacttgagtgaccaaaatgaggtgaaataacaaattatattacatttgctgaatgcagaagggctgacacgggctTTTTCCCGCTGTCCtcagtaattccagctccaatagcgtatcttaaagctGCTGCAATTAAAAAGcttgtagttggatctcgggatcgagctgacggtccgccgcgaggcgagccactgcctccagccccagcctctcggcTGCCCCCAGGTAGAACGCTGTAGTctcgatatacagtatgtccatcaacgtaccgtAAGTGTTGccgtgaggcacatcaacttatattcccttgcctaacagcgttttaaacctgtaaacaaacaaaaaacttactaagtatttttttgagcaccggacacatgaaaatgcaggaataggaagaacataccttccataagacAGCGGCAACCTGACTaaaaaaacacccggtctttgtgatagcacgagcttggttccacagctgccttcatgaacatgttgtcctcccctgtcgtgatgatagcagatggatgcggtatttccaaattgcctttattaagggattttgatattAAGGGATATTAAGGTCTTGTTGTTGAAATCCTCGGtaaatgataaaacacagtaaaaGGCTGGGCGAGGCTACGATGTTCGCAATCAACCAGCTCACCGGATAAAGCCACAATTACTGGCGGTCTAAGTTCGTCAATCACAATAGGGGAGGTCCCGATGGTGCAGAGCCAATGAGCTCACGAAATAAAGCCACTCATTGTGTCGGTCAAAGTGGGAGGGCTTTGATGTTGCTCATCGGACTTGTGATGTGTCAATCTCGCACCAGAAACCAATCACACGCCTCGGATGGGTGGCTGTGGGTATGTACAAAGCCCCTGAGTCGTGTGTACAGTTTGTTTTGCTGCGAAACATTCTCCTTTACgcctcaaaatttaaaaaaaaaaccccaaaaaaacgcatattttttcatttttatttcaattttttaatgaatacttttttaaaacccCGCGAGTAACAGAAACCGCACATTTCGAAGCACAAATTTGCAGGGGATCtctgtttattttcccttccctttatttctgtttttttagaTTGCATAATAGgggatttattatattttttaatgatttgttttggtgTCTTTATGTTAACCTGGCATTTTAAACAGGGTGCTACTTGTAATTTCATTATAAAAAGAAGTCGATTAATGATTAATTATCCAACAAACCAACTGCCAAAAACCTTTAATTCATAGTCTTCAATTAAGGTAGCTTGTTTCTGCAAGGGGAAAATAACTATGCTGCCATAATGAGTATATTGGTAATATTCCTTAGTTTACAGAAATATAAATGTTATCCATTGATATAATCCTCTCTTTtgaatgcttttttttctctacCAGGATTTGGTGGTGACTGCCGCCTTCGCCTTTCTGTGGCTTGTGTCTTCTTCTGCCTGGGGCAAAGGCCTGACTGATGTCAAATGGGCCACAAACCCAGACCACTTGGTGGAGAATTGTACATTCTGCAAACCAGGAGACTTCCCCTCTATGGGACGCCTGAATGCGTCAGTGGTAAGTAAGGTTTGTCATTCctagattttgatggaaaaagaTGGCAAAGGGCCtggtgaaggggaaaaaaaggtagCTGAAGTCAACTTTATCTTTTAGCAGGTTTTTTGACTCtctgaaatgaataaatgatgaCAACACACAATTCGGGAACgaagaaaaaaagcaaacacCTAAGTGAAATACATTTTgttataaatgaaaaattaaaagcagGTCGGCCTGGACCTCGGTTCTCGAGTGCGCCATGATGTCTTCGGGAACATTCGGACAATATACTTTGAAATCATCCTTTTCTGCTGAAAAGGGTGCTGAAAACTATATACAGTCATAgatgaaattattggcacccctggaattttatttcagaaaatacagcatttctcacagaaatgaatgcaattacaaatgttttcagtgtgattgtgtttatttcttggatgtgtattggaaaaacacaaaacagctgagggaaaaaagtcaaaattgacacaattttagacaaaactaaaaaaattgaaactaaatgttttcagtatgaatttgtttattttttggatttgcattggaaaaacacaaaaaaactgaagagaaaagccaaaatgtccacagttttacacagaatgcaaaaaatgggctggacaaaattgttggcaccctcacctcaatatttggttgcacGTCATTTAGAAGAAACCAATCGCTTCCTATAAACATAAACAAGTTTTgtgcacctctcagatggaattttggaccactcttcttttgcaaactgttccaggtctcagattttatgggtgccttcttgcaacagcaattttgagatctgtccatagtgttcaatatgatttagatccggactcatcgatggccacctcagaaattctccagcgctttgtggccaaccatttcttggtggtatttgaggtatgttttgagtcattgtcctgtaggaaacacccatgacctctgacgcagCCCAGTTTTCTAAgaacagtgtgcaaggagtcatgaaatatcaaaacatcattggacctccaccatgtttgactataggcactgtgatcttttctttgtaggcctcattcttttttctggcactggacactggtctccaaccatttcttggtgctgtTTGagatatgttttgggtcattgtcttgttggaacATCCATGACCTGTGAcggagacccagttttctgacacgACACTAAACATTCCAGGCCATAAAATTTTGATAGTCTCCGTATTTCATGACTCTTTGCACACGGTCATAgcacccagtgccagaaaaATGAAAGAggcctacaaagaaaaaaacacagtgcctatagtcaaacatggtggatgtccaatgatgttttggggtagttTAGCTGCCTCTAGCAATGGTTGTTTTGACAgcgtgcaaggagtcatgaaatctgGAGACCATCAAAATGTGTCAGAAAAAAATGTCAGAAAACTGGGCTGCGTCAGAACTCATGAGtgatccaacaggacaatgacccaaaacataactcaaatagcaccaagaaatgcaCCAAAGCTCcggagaattctgaggtggccatcGATGTGTCCGgatctaaatcccattgaacacctatggagagatctcaaaattgatgttgcaagaaggcacccttcaaatctgagaggcCTGGAACAGTTCGCAAAATAAGAGtgtccaaaattccatctgagaggtgcacgaaacttgttgatggttataggaagTAACTGCCTTCTGTTATTTCTTCCAAATGACGTGCAACCAAATATTGggtgagggtgccaataattttgtccagcccattttttgcattctgtgtaaaactgtggacattttggcttttctcttcagcttttttgtgtttttccaatgcaaatccaaaaaataaacacattcatactgaaaacatttgtaattgcgttaatggtgttatggtgttatacttgtatagcgcttttctacctctcaaagtactttacactacattgccatctacctactggtgacacagcaccaggagcaatgcggggttcagtatcttactcaaggatacttaggcgaattcatcagggtggagaatcgaacccacaacctctgggttgggggacaactactccaccactgagccacgccattaaTGTCTGAGAGAAACTGTGTATTTTCTGAAAAAATTCCAGGAgtgccaataatttcgtccatgactgTATGTATAATACATGCTGCCATCCAAGCAACATATTTTTCAAGGATGGCCCTTCTTTATTTCATCAAGACAATCCCAAATCACATTCTGCTCGTTACAACAGCATGACTTTGTAGTTAAAAGATGGAAGCACTAGTCTGACCTGCTAGCAGGGCAGACCTGTCTCTAATTGTAAATGTGTGACACATGATGAAGTGCAAACTACGACAATTCTGATACTCTTGAGCAACAGAAATTGCACATTAAGCAAAATAGGACATAATTCGGATGCATAGCTTGAACAATTAGTGCCTATTGGTTCCAACAACATTTTTTCCCTTCAATTTTATTGTATAgctctttcctgccttttatttgtcatgaactatattttgctttgttttaaAGTACTTTGAGGACttctctaaataaataaatttgattgattttttgatTTTGATATAAGGTAAGATAAAGTAACAATGGTGTAAACATACCCTGATCTCAGCTTTTTTGTAGTGTGTTGCAGGCATCATttgctaaaaaataaaagtatcagtttgaaaattaattatatGGTCTTTGTTGAAaaggatttgcaaatcattgtattcCGTTTATGTTTAACATTATTTATTGGATTTATGATTTTCACCTCTCACTCACTGTGTTAAATCCAGATCTATTTTTCTGTCTTTCTGCAGATTTTCGGGTTTTTGAATCTGATTCTTTGGGCAGGCAATTGCTGGTTCATTTACAAGGAGACTTCATTCCACAAACAACCCACCATAGAGGAAGGCGGGGCCCCTGGGCCCTAAGTCAGAAGCTTTTTCACTGGTTCTACTAAAAGAAGGCAATCCCCGTTTCAGTTATGAGTTTTTAATTTAATATC from Corythoichthys intestinalis isolate RoL2023-P3 chromosome 9, ASM3026506v1, whole genome shotgun sequence includes the following:
- the LOC130921742 gene encoding synaptophysin-like protein 1; translated protein: MDSIQTTVSGFSLDLGPLKEPIGFIRVLEWVFTIFAFATTGGYSGTTHFTVECPGSKEPTNVKPVFGYPFRLAAYPYEMPSCDSSATNHTFLQGDFSSSAEFFVCVGVFGFLYCTATLILYLGYQHVYRQTTRGPLIDLVVTAAFAFLWLVSSSAWGKGLTDVKWATNPDHLVENCTFCKPGDFPSMGRLNASVIFGFLNLILWAGNCWFIYKETSFHKQPTIEEGGAPGP